A part of Larimichthys crocea isolate SSNF chromosome VII, L_crocea_2.0, whole genome shotgun sequence genomic DNA contains:
- the ncam1b gene encoding neural cell adhesion molecule 1b isoform X9: MCEVVGGAKHIDWFGPRGDRIEPNRPDITVTRNDESSSTLTLYKAGTENAGTYKCVASSGDEQAESTVKVKIFQKITFTNAPSPQEFTEGDNANIICDVISSPPPTVFWKYKGAKIQLEKDVRFKVLGNNHLQIRGIKKTDEGSYTCEGRLMARGEIDLRVIKVVVNVLPTIRVWQSEVNATADVGQPAMLTCAVDGYPEPMVTWTRNDVVLEAGEKYSFNEDGSEMTIMDVTKLDEGEYTCIAKNKAGESEQELSLRVFVKPKITYMVNQSSSEMEEQVTLTCEASGDPTPTINWSYGERVFTEGEQAHLNRIYQASWTRPEQHKSLDGNVVVRSDARVSSLTLKYVKYTDAGQYLCTARSAIGEDAQMAYLEVRYAPKIHGAVAVYTWEGNAVNISCEVKAHPSDVSIVWLRDGLQLPNSNTTNIKIFRTPLSSYLQITPESENDFGSYNCTASNEMGTESKEFLLIQAEVPSAPSISEVRPFSTTALIQFEEPESTGGVRVLKYRAEWRTHGRGSWVQRIYEVQDGSAGEVTITGLKPETGYEVKLSAINGKGEGENSPAEVFKTEPVQGNPNPPKLLGALQPKGNSLKVSWIKQDDGGSPILHYLVRYKPLQATEWKQEIRLPSGSDYVVLSGLEWDTEYNVYVVAENQKGKSQPASMSFRTSTEPDAIPDLGDEAALSMGIMLWAGILVVVFVLLLLAVDVTCYFVNKCGLIMCLCGKSGTGTKGHNLEEGKAAFMKDESKEPIVEVRTEDECTANHNAAGPTEPNETTPLTEPELAAYTAALALDTLSSVATNSDTATATIDPGQDSPSSETTTLTCSLSTPANDPSEPSPTPVPAPTPESNTAPPTPVISTSAVEAKMAPLVEQRGSNVVEEQEKKTTPPCTPERTRAQKAGTPIPPKRRHSPKLAALNAKGSPPVSPLAASSPVLEGKKPAPSPPVSKLSNPPHAVALDTDTPAQTASTLSTTAPPKPDPDSNPTAPAPSGFSLTAFDTHEKPADQTVDDNIPTAKEATTSAPPVIHGALKVPDAEESAPLVADVPSPLPVTPIGLEAPVSNDFLTSMSDTYDLLTPDAGPKRSNLELELSNGTERFSEPPADLISLESPPSAPSLPNGDGADLPLSGPVLEASETLAKTAPPVNDEKIFSDEKGKLEEAELSNALTEIAAEHNSVIQTNTTESKA; encoded by the exons ATGTGTGAAG TTGTAGGTGGTGCCAAGCATATAGACTGGTTTGGACCACGCGGGGACAGGATAGAACCGAACAGACCAGACATAACGGTGACACGTAACGATGAGTCATCTTCCACCCTGACGCTGTATAAAGCCGGGACTGAAAATGCAGGGACGTACAAGTGTGTAGCTTCCAGCGGAGACGAGCAAGCGGAGTCAACCGTCAAAGTGAAAATCTTtc AAAAAATCACCTTCACGAATGCACCCTCACCCCAAGAGTTTACCGAGGGAGACAACGCAAACATCATCTGTGACGTCATCAGTTCACCTCCGCCCACCGTCTTCTGGAAATATAAAGGAGCAAAAATCCAGCTGGAAAAAGATG TTCGCTTTAAGGTGCTGGGAAACAATCACCTCCAGATCCGTGGCATAAAGAAGACCGATGAGGGCTCGTATACCTGCGAGGGTCGCCTCATGGCCCGCGGCGAGATTGATCTGCGGGTCATCAAGGTCGTCGTGAACG tgcTCCCGACCATCAGGGTATGGCAGTCAGAGGTGAATGCCACAGCAGATGTCGGGCAGCCTGCCATGTTGACTTGTGCGGTTGATGGCTATCCTGAACCCATGGTGACCTGGACAAG GAACGATGTAGTTCTGGAGGCCGGAGAGAAGTACAGCTTTAATGAAGATGGCTCAGAAATGACTATAATGGATGTGACCAAGCTGGATGAAGGAGAGTACACCTGCATCGCCAAGAACAAGGCTGGTGAAAGCGAGCAGGAGCTCAGTCTGAGAGTGTTTG TCAAACCTAAGATCACGTACATGGTAAACCAGAGCAGCTCGGAGATGGAGGAGCAGGTAACTCTGACTTGCGAAGCATCAGGAGATCCCACTCCCACCATCAACTGGAGCTACGGTGAACGCGTCTTCACGGAAGGAGAGcag GCACATCTAAACAGGATCTATCAG GCATCATGGACTCGACCCGAGCAGCACAAG AGTCTGGATGGAAATGTGGTGGTGAGGAGTGATGCTCGCGTGTCCTCCCTCACTCTGAAGTATGTCAAGTACACAGACGCCGGGCAGTACCTCTGCACAGCACGCAGTGCAATTGGAGAGGATGCTCAGATGGCATATTTGGAAGTCCGCT ATGCTCCTAAGATCCACGGTGCAGTGGCTGTGTACACCTGGGAGGGAAACGCCGTAAATATCAGTTGCGAGGTCAAGGCTCATCCCAGTGATGTATCTATTGTGTGGCTGAGAGATGGACTGCAGCTCCCCAactccaacaccaccaacatTAAAATCTTCAGAACTCCTTTATCCAGCTACcttcag aTAACACCCGAGTCCGAAAATGACTTTGGGAGCTATAACTGCACTGCTTCAAATGAGATGGGTACAGAGTCCAAGGAGTTCCTGCTCATTCAGGCCG AGGTGCCATCAGCTCCTTCCATCAGCGAGGTGAGACCCTTCTCCACCACAGCACTCATCCAGTTTGAGGAGCCCGAATCGACCGGAGGTGTTCGCGTCCTGAAATACAGAGCGGAGTGGAGGACTCATGGCAGGGGCAGCTGGGTGCAGAGGATCTACGAAGTCCAAGACG GCTCCGCCGGCGAGGTGACTATCACCGGCCTGAAGCCAGAGACGGGCTACGAAGTGAAGTTGTCAGCGATCAACGGGAAGGGCGAAGGTGAAAACAGCCCCGCTGAGGTCTTCAAGACGGAGCCTGTCC AAG GGAATCCCAATCCTCCTAAACTGCTAGGGGCACTTCAACCCAAAGGCAACTCCCTCAAAGTCAGCTGGATCAAGCAGGACGACGGCGGCTCGCCCATTTTACATTATCTTGTCCGCTATAAGCCA CTACAGGCAACAGAGTGGAAACAAGAAATCCGGCTGCCCAGCGGCAGTGACTACGTTGTTCTCAGCGGGTTGGAGTGGGACACCGAATACAACGTGTACGTGGTGGCAGAGAATCAGAAGGGCAAATCGCAGCCGGCGTCCATGTCCTTCAGGACGTCCACAGAGCCAGATGCCATCCCAG ATTTGGGTGATGAAGCGGCGCTCTCCATGGGCATCATGCTCTGGGCAGGGATCCTTGTTGTAGTATTTGTGctcctgctgctggctgtggaCGTCACCTGTTACTTTGTCAACAAATGCGGCCTCATCATGTGTCTCTGTGGCAAGTCCGGCACAGGGACCAAAGGACACAACTTGGAGGAGGGAAAGGCAGCTTTCAT GAAAGACGAGTCCAAAGAGCCGATAGTAGAAGTCAGAACAGAGGACGAGTGCACAGCCAATCATAACGCAGCGGGGCCGACAGAACCCAACGAAACCACACCTCTCACAGAGCCAGA GCTGGCGGCTTACACTGCTGCTCTGGCACTGGACACCCTCTCCTCCGTAGCCACCAACTCTGACACAGCCACTGCAACAATTGACCCCGGTCAGGACAGCCCCTCTAGCGAGACCACTACCCTCACTTGTAGCCTGTCCACCCCTGCCAACGACCCCTCAGAACCTTCACCCACCCCCGTCCCGGCCCCGACGCCAGAGTCGAACACCGCCCCGCCGACTCCCGTCATCTCCACCTCCGCCGTCGAAGCTAAAATGGCCCCGTTAGTAGAACAAAGAGGAAGTAACGTCGTAGAAGAACAGGAGAAAAAGACCACCCCGCCTTGTACGCCTGAACGGACTAGAGCTCAAAAGGCTGGGACACCGATACCACCGAAGCGTAGACACTCTCCTAAACTCGCCGCCCTGAATGCTAAAGGTAGCCCCCCTGTATCTCCACTGGCTGCGTCCTCTCCCGTTCTCGAAGGCAAGAAACCAGCTCCGAGTCCACCGGTGAGCAAGCTTTCCAATCCGCCACACGCCGTAGCCTTAGACACCGACACACCAGCACAAACTGCCTCCACTCTCTCAACCACTGCCCCTCCAAAACCAGACCCCGATTCAAATCCAACCGCCCCAGCTCCCAGTGGGTTTAGCCTCACTGCCTTTGACACACATGAGAAACCAGCTGACCAAACTGTTGACGATAACATACCCACTGCCAAAGAAGCTACAACTAGCGCTCCTCCAGTGATCCACGGCGCTCTAAAAGTCCCGGACGCTGAAGAATCTGCTCCTCTAGTTGCAGATGTCCCCTCTCCTTTACCCGTTACTCCCATTGGCCTCGAGGCGCCGGTCTCAAACGATTTCCTCACATCAATGTCAGACACATATGACTTACTAACCCCAGACGCGGGGCCCAAAAGATCAAATTTAGAGCTAGAGCTGTCAAACGGGACAGAAAGATTCTCCGAGCCTCCCGCAGACCTCATTAGCTTAGAGAGCCCGCCCTCTGCCCCCTCTCTGCCCAATGGAGACGGAGCAGACCTCCCCCTCTCAGGCCCAGTTCTGGAGGCATCAGAGACTCTGGCCAAGACTGCTCCTCCTGTCAACGATGA
- the ncam1b gene encoding neural cell adhesion molecule 1b isoform X1, which yields MVQLRDIFLALLLVGCTVSLEVLITPSQGEISLGESKFFMCEVVGGAKHIDWFGPRGDRIEPNRPDITVTRNDESSSTLTLYKAGTENAGTYKCVASSGDEQAESTVKVKIFQKITFTNAPSPQEFTEGDNANIICDVISSPPPTVFWKYKGAKIQLEKDVRFKVLGNNHLQIRGIKKTDEGSYTCEGRLMARGEIDLRVIKVVVNVLPTIRVWQSEVNATADVGQPAMLTCAVDGYPEPMVTWTRNDVVLEAGEKYSFNEDGSEMTIMDVTKLDEGEYTCIAKNKAGESEQELSLRVFVKPKITYMVNQSSSEMEEQVTLTCEASGDPTPTINWSYGERVFTEGEQAHLNRIYQASWTRPEQHKSLDGNVVVRSDARVSSLTLKYVKYTDAGQYLCTARSAIGEDAQMAYLEVRYAPKIHGAVAVYTWEGNAVNISCEVKAHPSDVSIVWLRDGLQLPNSNTTNIKIFRTPLSSYLQITPESENDFGSYNCTASNEMGTESKEFLLIQAEVPSAPSISEVRPFSTTALIQFEEPESTGGVRVLKYRAEWRTHGRGSWVQRIYEVQDGSAGEVTITGLKPETGYEVKLSAINGKGEGENSPAEVFKTEPVQGNPNPPKLLGALQPKGNSLKVSWIKQDDGGSPILHYLVRYKPLQATEWKQEIRLPSGSDYVVLSGLEWDTEYNVYVVAENQKGKSQPASMSFRTSTEPDAIPDLGDEAALSMGIMLWAGILVVVFVLLLLAVDVTCYFVNKCGLIMCLCGKSGTGTKGHNLEEGKAAFMKDESKEPIVEVRTEDECTANHNAAGPTEPNETTPLTEPELAAYTAALALDTLSSVATNSDTATATIDPGQDSPSSETTTLTCSLSTPANDPSEPSPTPVPAPTPESNTAPPTPVISTSAVEAKMAPLVEQRGSNVVEEQEKKTTPPCTPERTRAQKAGTPIPPKRRHSPKLAALNAKGSPPVSPLAASSPVLEGKKPAPSPPVSKLSNPPHAVALDTDTPAQTASTLSTTAPPKPDPDSNPTAPAPSGFSLTAFDTHEKPADQTVDDNIPTAKEATTSAPPVIHGALKVPDAEESAPLVADVPSPLPVTPIGLEAPVSNDFLTSMSDTYDLLTPDAGPKRSNLELELSNGTERFSEPPADLISLESPPSAPSLPNGDGADLPLSGPVLEASETLAKTAPPVNDEKIFSDEKGKLEEAELSNALTEIAAEHNSVIQTNTTESKA from the exons TTTCTCTGGAAGTGCTGATCACACCAAGTCAGGGTGAGATTAGTCTTGGAGAGTCCAAATTCTTCATGTGTGAAG TTGTAGGTGGTGCCAAGCATATAGACTGGTTTGGACCACGCGGGGACAGGATAGAACCGAACAGACCAGACATAACGGTGACACGTAACGATGAGTCATCTTCCACCCTGACGCTGTATAAAGCCGGGACTGAAAATGCAGGGACGTACAAGTGTGTAGCTTCCAGCGGAGACGAGCAAGCGGAGTCAACCGTCAAAGTGAAAATCTTtc AAAAAATCACCTTCACGAATGCACCCTCACCCCAAGAGTTTACCGAGGGAGACAACGCAAACATCATCTGTGACGTCATCAGTTCACCTCCGCCCACCGTCTTCTGGAAATATAAAGGAGCAAAAATCCAGCTGGAAAAAGATG TTCGCTTTAAGGTGCTGGGAAACAATCACCTCCAGATCCGTGGCATAAAGAAGACCGATGAGGGCTCGTATACCTGCGAGGGTCGCCTCATGGCCCGCGGCGAGATTGATCTGCGGGTCATCAAGGTCGTCGTGAACG tgcTCCCGACCATCAGGGTATGGCAGTCAGAGGTGAATGCCACAGCAGATGTCGGGCAGCCTGCCATGTTGACTTGTGCGGTTGATGGCTATCCTGAACCCATGGTGACCTGGACAAG GAACGATGTAGTTCTGGAGGCCGGAGAGAAGTACAGCTTTAATGAAGATGGCTCAGAAATGACTATAATGGATGTGACCAAGCTGGATGAAGGAGAGTACACCTGCATCGCCAAGAACAAGGCTGGTGAAAGCGAGCAGGAGCTCAGTCTGAGAGTGTTTG TCAAACCTAAGATCACGTACATGGTAAACCAGAGCAGCTCGGAGATGGAGGAGCAGGTAACTCTGACTTGCGAAGCATCAGGAGATCCCACTCCCACCATCAACTGGAGCTACGGTGAACGCGTCTTCACGGAAGGAGAGcag GCACATCTAAACAGGATCTATCAG GCATCATGGACTCGACCCGAGCAGCACAAG AGTCTGGATGGAAATGTGGTGGTGAGGAGTGATGCTCGCGTGTCCTCCCTCACTCTGAAGTATGTCAAGTACACAGACGCCGGGCAGTACCTCTGCACAGCACGCAGTGCAATTGGAGAGGATGCTCAGATGGCATATTTGGAAGTCCGCT ATGCTCCTAAGATCCACGGTGCAGTGGCTGTGTACACCTGGGAGGGAAACGCCGTAAATATCAGTTGCGAGGTCAAGGCTCATCCCAGTGATGTATCTATTGTGTGGCTGAGAGATGGACTGCAGCTCCCCAactccaacaccaccaacatTAAAATCTTCAGAACTCCTTTATCCAGCTACcttcag aTAACACCCGAGTCCGAAAATGACTTTGGGAGCTATAACTGCACTGCTTCAAATGAGATGGGTACAGAGTCCAAGGAGTTCCTGCTCATTCAGGCCG AGGTGCCATCAGCTCCTTCCATCAGCGAGGTGAGACCCTTCTCCACCACAGCACTCATCCAGTTTGAGGAGCCCGAATCGACCGGAGGTGTTCGCGTCCTGAAATACAGAGCGGAGTGGAGGACTCATGGCAGGGGCAGCTGGGTGCAGAGGATCTACGAAGTCCAAGACG GCTCCGCCGGCGAGGTGACTATCACCGGCCTGAAGCCAGAGACGGGCTACGAAGTGAAGTTGTCAGCGATCAACGGGAAGGGCGAAGGTGAAAACAGCCCCGCTGAGGTCTTCAAGACGGAGCCTGTCC AAG GGAATCCCAATCCTCCTAAACTGCTAGGGGCACTTCAACCCAAAGGCAACTCCCTCAAAGTCAGCTGGATCAAGCAGGACGACGGCGGCTCGCCCATTTTACATTATCTTGTCCGCTATAAGCCA CTACAGGCAACAGAGTGGAAACAAGAAATCCGGCTGCCCAGCGGCAGTGACTACGTTGTTCTCAGCGGGTTGGAGTGGGACACCGAATACAACGTGTACGTGGTGGCAGAGAATCAGAAGGGCAAATCGCAGCCGGCGTCCATGTCCTTCAGGACGTCCACAGAGCCAGATGCCATCCCAG ATTTGGGTGATGAAGCGGCGCTCTCCATGGGCATCATGCTCTGGGCAGGGATCCTTGTTGTAGTATTTGTGctcctgctgctggctgtggaCGTCACCTGTTACTTTGTCAACAAATGCGGCCTCATCATGTGTCTCTGTGGCAAGTCCGGCACAGGGACCAAAGGACACAACTTGGAGGAGGGAAAGGCAGCTTTCAT GAAAGACGAGTCCAAAGAGCCGATAGTAGAAGTCAGAACAGAGGACGAGTGCACAGCCAATCATAACGCAGCGGGGCCGACAGAACCCAACGAAACCACACCTCTCACAGAGCCAGA GCTGGCGGCTTACACTGCTGCTCTGGCACTGGACACCCTCTCCTCCGTAGCCACCAACTCTGACACAGCCACTGCAACAATTGACCCCGGTCAGGACAGCCCCTCTAGCGAGACCACTACCCTCACTTGTAGCCTGTCCACCCCTGCCAACGACCCCTCAGAACCTTCACCCACCCCCGTCCCGGCCCCGACGCCAGAGTCGAACACCGCCCCGCCGACTCCCGTCATCTCCACCTCCGCCGTCGAAGCTAAAATGGCCCCGTTAGTAGAACAAAGAGGAAGTAACGTCGTAGAAGAACAGGAGAAAAAGACCACCCCGCCTTGTACGCCTGAACGGACTAGAGCTCAAAAGGCTGGGACACCGATACCACCGAAGCGTAGACACTCTCCTAAACTCGCCGCCCTGAATGCTAAAGGTAGCCCCCCTGTATCTCCACTGGCTGCGTCCTCTCCCGTTCTCGAAGGCAAGAAACCAGCTCCGAGTCCACCGGTGAGCAAGCTTTCCAATCCGCCACACGCCGTAGCCTTAGACACCGACACACCAGCACAAACTGCCTCCACTCTCTCAACCACTGCCCCTCCAAAACCAGACCCCGATTCAAATCCAACCGCCCCAGCTCCCAGTGGGTTTAGCCTCACTGCCTTTGACACACATGAGAAACCAGCTGACCAAACTGTTGACGATAACATACCCACTGCCAAAGAAGCTACAACTAGCGCTCCTCCAGTGATCCACGGCGCTCTAAAAGTCCCGGACGCTGAAGAATCTGCTCCTCTAGTTGCAGATGTCCCCTCTCCTTTACCCGTTACTCCCATTGGCCTCGAGGCGCCGGTCTCAAACGATTTCCTCACATCAATGTCAGACACATATGACTTACTAACCCCAGACGCGGGGCCCAAAAGATCAAATTTAGAGCTAGAGCTGTCAAACGGGACAGAAAGATTCTCCGAGCCTCCCGCAGACCTCATTAGCTTAGAGAGCCCGCCCTCTGCCCCCTCTCTGCCCAATGGAGACGGAGCAGACCTCCCCCTCTCAGGCCCAGTTCTGGAGGCATCAGAGACTCTGGCCAAGACTGCTCCTCCTGTCAACGATGA
- the ncam1b gene encoding neural cell adhesion molecule 1b isoform X3 — MVQLRDIFLALLLVGCTVSLEVLITPSQGEISLGESKFFMCEVVGGAKHIDWFGPRGDRIEPNRPDITVTRNDESSSTLTLYKAGTENAGTYKCVASSGDEQAESTVKVKIFQKITFTNAPSPQEFTEGDNANIICDVISSPPPTVFWKYKGAKIQLEKDVRFKVLGNNHLQIRGIKKTDEGSYTCEGRLMARGEIDLRVIKVVVNVLPTIRVWQSEVNATADVGQPAMLTCAVDGYPEPMVTWTRNDVVLEAGEKYSFNEDGSEMTIMDVTKLDEGEYTCIAKNKAGESEQELSLRVFVKPKITYMVNQSSSEMEEQVTLTCEASGDPTPTINWSYGERVFTEGEQASWTRPEQHKSLDGNVVVRSDARVSSLTLKYVKYTDAGQYLCTARSAIGEDAQMAYLEVRYAPKIHGAVAVYTWEGNAVNISCEVKAHPSDVSIVWLRDGLQLPNSNTTNIKIFRTPLSSYLQITPESENDFGSYNCTASNEMGTESKEFLLIQAEVPSAPSISEVRPFSTTALIQFEEPESTGGVRVLKYRAEWRTHGRGSWVQRIYEVQDGSAGEVTITGLKPETGYEVKLSAINGKGEGENSPAEVFKTEPVQGNPNPPKLLGALQPKGNSLKVSWIKQDDGGSPILHYLVRYKPLQATEWKQEIRLPSGSDYVVLSGLEWDTEYNVYVVAENQKGKSQPASMSFRTSTEPDAIPDLGDEAALSMGIMLWAGILVVVFVLLLLAVDVTCYFVNKCGLIMCLCGKSGTGTKGHNLEEGKAAFMKDESKEPIVEVRTEDECTANHNAAGPTEPNETTPLTEPELAAYTAALALDTLSSVATNSDTATATIDPGQDSPSSETTTLTCSLSTPANDPSEPSPTPVPAPTPESNTAPPTPVISTSAVEAKMAPLVEQRGSNVVEEQEKKTTPPCTPERTRAQKAGTPIPPKRRHSPKLAALNAKGSPPVSPLAASSPVLEGKKPAPSPPVSKLSNPPHAVALDTDTPAQTASTLSTTAPPKPDPDSNPTAPAPSGFSLTAFDTHEKPADQTVDDNIPTAKEATTSAPPVIHGALKVPDAEESAPLVADVPSPLPVTPIGLEAPVSNDFLTSMSDTYDLLTPDAGPKRSNLELELSNGTERFSEPPADLISLESPPSAPSLPNGDGADLPLSGPVLEASETLAKTAPPVNDEKIFSDEKGKLEEAELSNALTEIAAEHNSVIQTNTTESKA, encoded by the exons TTTCTCTGGAAGTGCTGATCACACCAAGTCAGGGTGAGATTAGTCTTGGAGAGTCCAAATTCTTCATGTGTGAAG TTGTAGGTGGTGCCAAGCATATAGACTGGTTTGGACCACGCGGGGACAGGATAGAACCGAACAGACCAGACATAACGGTGACACGTAACGATGAGTCATCTTCCACCCTGACGCTGTATAAAGCCGGGACTGAAAATGCAGGGACGTACAAGTGTGTAGCTTCCAGCGGAGACGAGCAAGCGGAGTCAACCGTCAAAGTGAAAATCTTtc AAAAAATCACCTTCACGAATGCACCCTCACCCCAAGAGTTTACCGAGGGAGACAACGCAAACATCATCTGTGACGTCATCAGTTCACCTCCGCCCACCGTCTTCTGGAAATATAAAGGAGCAAAAATCCAGCTGGAAAAAGATG TTCGCTTTAAGGTGCTGGGAAACAATCACCTCCAGATCCGTGGCATAAAGAAGACCGATGAGGGCTCGTATACCTGCGAGGGTCGCCTCATGGCCCGCGGCGAGATTGATCTGCGGGTCATCAAGGTCGTCGTGAACG tgcTCCCGACCATCAGGGTATGGCAGTCAGAGGTGAATGCCACAGCAGATGTCGGGCAGCCTGCCATGTTGACTTGTGCGGTTGATGGCTATCCTGAACCCATGGTGACCTGGACAAG GAACGATGTAGTTCTGGAGGCCGGAGAGAAGTACAGCTTTAATGAAGATGGCTCAGAAATGACTATAATGGATGTGACCAAGCTGGATGAAGGAGAGTACACCTGCATCGCCAAGAACAAGGCTGGTGAAAGCGAGCAGGAGCTCAGTCTGAGAGTGTTTG TCAAACCTAAGATCACGTACATGGTAAACCAGAGCAGCTCGGAGATGGAGGAGCAGGTAACTCTGACTTGCGAAGCATCAGGAGATCCCACTCCCACCATCAACTGGAGCTACGGTGAACGCGTCTTCACGGAAGGAGAGcag GCATCATGGACTCGACCCGAGCAGCACAAG AGTCTGGATGGAAATGTGGTGGTGAGGAGTGATGCTCGCGTGTCCTCCCTCACTCTGAAGTATGTCAAGTACACAGACGCCGGGCAGTACCTCTGCACAGCACGCAGTGCAATTGGAGAGGATGCTCAGATGGCATATTTGGAAGTCCGCT ATGCTCCTAAGATCCACGGTGCAGTGGCTGTGTACACCTGGGAGGGAAACGCCGTAAATATCAGTTGCGAGGTCAAGGCTCATCCCAGTGATGTATCTATTGTGTGGCTGAGAGATGGACTGCAGCTCCCCAactccaacaccaccaacatTAAAATCTTCAGAACTCCTTTATCCAGCTACcttcag aTAACACCCGAGTCCGAAAATGACTTTGGGAGCTATAACTGCACTGCTTCAAATGAGATGGGTACAGAGTCCAAGGAGTTCCTGCTCATTCAGGCCG AGGTGCCATCAGCTCCTTCCATCAGCGAGGTGAGACCCTTCTCCACCACAGCACTCATCCAGTTTGAGGAGCCCGAATCGACCGGAGGTGTTCGCGTCCTGAAATACAGAGCGGAGTGGAGGACTCATGGCAGGGGCAGCTGGGTGCAGAGGATCTACGAAGTCCAAGACG GCTCCGCCGGCGAGGTGACTATCACCGGCCTGAAGCCAGAGACGGGCTACGAAGTGAAGTTGTCAGCGATCAACGGGAAGGGCGAAGGTGAAAACAGCCCCGCTGAGGTCTTCAAGACGGAGCCTGTCC AAG GGAATCCCAATCCTCCTAAACTGCTAGGGGCACTTCAACCCAAAGGCAACTCCCTCAAAGTCAGCTGGATCAAGCAGGACGACGGCGGCTCGCCCATTTTACATTATCTTGTCCGCTATAAGCCA CTACAGGCAACAGAGTGGAAACAAGAAATCCGGCTGCCCAGCGGCAGTGACTACGTTGTTCTCAGCGGGTTGGAGTGGGACACCGAATACAACGTGTACGTGGTGGCAGAGAATCAGAAGGGCAAATCGCAGCCGGCGTCCATGTCCTTCAGGACGTCCACAGAGCCAGATGCCATCCCAG ATTTGGGTGATGAAGCGGCGCTCTCCATGGGCATCATGCTCTGGGCAGGGATCCTTGTTGTAGTATTTGTGctcctgctgctggctgtggaCGTCACCTGTTACTTTGTCAACAAATGCGGCCTCATCATGTGTCTCTGTGGCAAGTCCGGCACAGGGACCAAAGGACACAACTTGGAGGAGGGAAAGGCAGCTTTCAT GAAAGACGAGTCCAAAGAGCCGATAGTAGAAGTCAGAACAGAGGACGAGTGCACAGCCAATCATAACGCAGCGGGGCCGACAGAACCCAACGAAACCACACCTCTCACAGAGCCAGA GCTGGCGGCTTACACTGCTGCTCTGGCACTGGACACCCTCTCCTCCGTAGCCACCAACTCTGACACAGCCACTGCAACAATTGACCCCGGTCAGGACAGCCCCTCTAGCGAGACCACTACCCTCACTTGTAGCCTGTCCACCCCTGCCAACGACCCCTCAGAACCTTCACCCACCCCCGTCCCGGCCCCGACGCCAGAGTCGAACACCGCCCCGCCGACTCCCGTCATCTCCACCTCCGCCGTCGAAGCTAAAATGGCCCCGTTAGTAGAACAAAGAGGAAGTAACGTCGTAGAAGAACAGGAGAAAAAGACCACCCCGCCTTGTACGCCTGAACGGACTAGAGCTCAAAAGGCTGGGACACCGATACCACCGAAGCGTAGACACTCTCCTAAACTCGCCGCCCTGAATGCTAAAGGTAGCCCCCCTGTATCTCCACTGGCTGCGTCCTCTCCCGTTCTCGAAGGCAAGAAACCAGCTCCGAGTCCACCGGTGAGCAAGCTTTCCAATCCGCCACACGCCGTAGCCTTAGACACCGACACACCAGCACAAACTGCCTCCACTCTCTCAACCACTGCCCCTCCAAAACCAGACCCCGATTCAAATCCAACCGCCCCAGCTCCCAGTGGGTTTAGCCTCACTGCCTTTGACACACATGAGAAACCAGCTGACCAAACTGTTGACGATAACATACCCACTGCCAAAGAAGCTACAACTAGCGCTCCTCCAGTGATCCACGGCGCTCTAAAAGTCCCGGACGCTGAAGAATCTGCTCCTCTAGTTGCAGATGTCCCCTCTCCTTTACCCGTTACTCCCATTGGCCTCGAGGCGCCGGTCTCAAACGATTTCCTCACATCAATGTCAGACACATATGACTTACTAACCCCAGACGCGGGGCCCAAAAGATCAAATTTAGAGCTAGAGCTGTCAAACGGGACAGAAAGATTCTCCGAGCCTCCCGCAGACCTCATTAGCTTAGAGAGCCCGCCCTCTGCCCCCTCTCTGCCCAATGGAGACGGAGCAGACCTCCCCCTCTCAGGCCCAGTTCTGGAGGCATCAGAGACTCTGGCCAAGACTGCTCCTCCTGTCAACGATGA